A genomic window from Methanobrevibacter sp. TLL-48-HuF1 includes:
- the carB gene encoding carbamoyl-phosphate synthase large subunit, with the protein MPIDKDIKKVLIIGSGPIQIGQAAEFDYSGSQACKSLREEGIETVLVNSNPATIQTDMDMADTVYTEPLTPEIVSEIIKKEKVDAILPTMGGQTGLNIATGLGDLGLLEGIKVLGSDIQTIKDVEDRDLFGHFMDKLNEPIPKCHAVESVEEAIEAVKDIGYPVIVRPAFTLGGTGGGVAYNEEELIEIATHGLDMSFINQVLIDESVLGWKEFEYEVMRDKEDTCIIVCNMENIDPMGIHTGESVVVAPAQNLNDRDSQALRDASIKIIRALGIQGGCNIQFAVNPETGEYKVIEVNPRVSRSSALASKATGYPIAKISSKIALGMTLDEIKNDITKETPASFEPAIDYVVVKIPRWPFDKFRGINREIGVQMKATGEVMAIGRTFEEAIQKAIRSLDMGHDGFEYVEYTEDNLANPTDERLFQLYSAIKDGMDLDKIQKLTNIDKFFLYKIRNIVNFENEVTEEKLNDTDFLRKAKQMGCSNKRLAILSGQTEEYIRNLLNRFNIKQSYKMVDTCAAEFEAKTPYYYSTYDSGNELKSSNKKKIVILGAGPIRIGQGIEFDYCCVHSSLALKEEGIETILINNNPETVSTDYDISDKLFFEPITFEDVMGIIDQEKPDGVIVQFGGQTSINLAVPLANAGVKILGTPYESIDGVEDRELFAQLLNKLHIHQAPYGTANSFEEAKEIAERITFPVLVRPSYVIGGRAMEIVYDNNELEEYMKEAVKVSPEHPILVDKFLEDAIELDVDVLCDGEEVFIAGIMEHIEEAGVHSGDSACVIPPQTIPEHILNTIREYSTKLALELDVKGLMNIQYAVKLDEEMVYIIEANPRASRTVPFVSKAIGVPLAKVATWIMTGAKLKDFNLTKEIKIDHVAVKESVFPFLKLPESDTVLGPEMKSTGESIGIDENFGMAFYKSQLAAGMDLPKEGKIFISVKEQDKKKIRPIAEKAANLGFELVATNGTADAAKGVDIEKIKKVSQGSPNIRDAILNKEINLIINTSEGKQSAKDGYIIRRLAIELGIPYVTTLSGARAALNAIEAVQNNEINVKSLNEHIDGE; encoded by the coding sequence ATGCCTATTGATAAGGATATTAAAAAAGTATTAATAATCGGTTCTGGACCTATTCAAATTGGTCAAGCAGCGGAATTTGATTATTCTGGTTCACAAGCATGTAAATCACTAAGAGAAGAGGGAATTGAAACCGTCCTTGTTAACAGTAATCCTGCTACTATTCAAACTGATATGGATATGGCAGATACTGTTTATACCGAACCATTAACTCCTGAAATTGTTTCAGAAATTATTAAAAAAGAAAAAGTCGATGCAATTTTACCAACTATGGGTGGACAAACAGGATTAAATATTGCTACAGGACTTGGAGATTTAGGTTTACTTGAAGGAATTAAAGTTTTAGGTTCTGATATTCAGACAATCAAGGATGTAGAAGATCGTGATTTGTTTGGTCATTTTATGGATAAACTCAATGAACCTATTCCAAAATGCCATGCTGTAGAAAGTGTTGAAGAAGCTATAGAAGCAGTAAAAGACATTGGTTATCCAGTAATTGTAAGGCCTGCATTTACACTTGGAGGAACCGGTGGTGGAGTAGCTTACAATGAAGAAGAATTAATTGAAATAGCTACTCACGGACTGGATATGAGTTTCATCAATCAGGTTCTTATTGACGAATCTGTTTTAGGCTGGAAAGAATTTGAATATGAAGTAATGAGAGATAAAGAAGACACATGCATCATTGTATGTAACATGGAAAACATAGACCCTATGGGAATTCATACTGGTGAAAGTGTTGTTGTAGCTCCTGCTCAAAATTTAAATGATAGGGATTCACAGGCATTAAGGGATGCTTCCATTAAAATTATCAGAGCTTTAGGTATTCAGGGCGGATGTAATATTCAATTTGCAGTTAATCCGGAAACCGGAGAATACAAGGTAATTGAAGTAAATCCGAGGGTAAGTAGAAGTAGTGCACTTGCATCTAAAGCAACAGGTTATCCAATAGCTAAAATTTCTTCTAAAATAGCTTTGGGAATGACTTTAGATGAAATCAAAAATGATATTACTAAAGAAACCCCTGCTTCCTTTGAACCGGCTATTGATTATGTAGTTGTAAAAATCCCAAGATGGCCATTTGATAAATTCAGAGGAATCAACCGTGAAATTGGTGTTCAAATGAAAGCTACCGGTGAAGTAATGGCAATCGGTAGAACATTTGAAGAAGCAATCCAAAAAGCTATCCGATCACTTGATATGGGTCATGACGGGTTTGAATATGTTGAATACACTGAAGATAATCTGGCTAATCCTACTGATGAGCGATTATTCCAGTTATATTCAGCTATTAAAGATGGAATGGATTTGGATAAGATTCAAAAATTAACCAACATCGACAAATTCTTCTTATACAAAATCAGAAACATTGTTAATTTTGAAAATGAAGTTACAGAAGAAAAATTAAATGATACAGACTTCCTGAGAAAAGCTAAACAGATGGGATGTTCCAATAAACGATTGGCTATTTTATCCGGTCAGACTGAAGAATATATTAGAAACCTGCTTAACAGATTCAATATAAAACAGTCCTATAAAATGGTTGATACATGTGCTGCTGAATTTGAAGCTAAAACTCCATATTATTACAGTACATATGATTCAGGTAACGAACTCAAATCATCCAATAAAAAGAAAATCGTTATTTTAGGTGCAGGGCCTATTAGGATAGGTCAGGGTATTGAATTTGATTACTGCTGTGTACATTCTTCACTTGCTCTAAAAGAGGAAGGAATTGAAACTATTTTAATTAACAACAACCCTGAAACTGTAAGTACTGATTATGATATTTCTGATAAACTCTTCTTTGAACCAATTACTTTTGAAGATGTAATGGGAATTATAGATCAGGAAAAACCTGACGGAGTTATTGTTCAGTTTGGTGGTCAGACTTCTATTAATTTAGCAGTGCCATTAGCTAATGCAGGTGTTAAAATATTGGGAACACCATATGAAAGTATTGATGGTGTTGAAGACAGAGAATTGTTTGCACAACTCTTAAATAAATTACATATTCATCAGGCACCATATGGAACAGCCAATTCTTTCGAAGAAGCAAAAGAAATTGCAGAAAGGATTACATTCCCTGTTTTAGTACGTCCGTCATATGTTATTGGTGGAAGGGCTATGGAAATTGTTTATGACAATAATGAGCTTGAGGAATATATGAAGGAAGCTGTAAAAGTTTCACCGGAACATCCTATTTTAGTGGACAAATTTTTAGAAGATGCTATTGAGTTAGATGTAGATGTATTATGTGACGGTGAAGAAGTATTTATAGCTGGAATTATGGAACATATTGAAGAGGCCGGTGTTCACTCTGGAGATTCTGCTTGTGTAATTCCACCTCAAACTATTCCTGAACACATTCTTAACACTATTCGTGAATACAGTACTAAGTTAGCTTTAGAATTGGATGTTAAAGGTTTAATGAATATTCAGTATGCAGTTAAGCTTGATGAAGAAATGGTTTATATTATTGAAGCTAATCCTCGTGCAAGTAGAACAGTTCCATTTGTAAGTAAAGCTATTGGAGTGCCATTGGCTAAAGTAGCTACTTGGATTATGACTGGAGCTAAATTAAAAGACTTTAATTTAACTAAAGAAATAAAAATTGACCATGTTGCTGTAAAAGAATCTGTTTTCCCATTCTTAAAACTTCCTGAATCCGATACTGTACTTGGACCTGAAATGAAATCTACCGGTGAAAGTATTGGTATAGATGAAAACTTTGGAATGGCATTTTACAAATCCCAGCTTGCTGCAGGTATGGATTTACCGAAAGAAGGTAAAATTTTCATTAGTGTAAAAGAACAGGACAAAAAGAAAATACGCCCAATTGCTGAAAAAGCAGCTAATTTAGGTTTTGAACTTGTAGCAACTAATGGAACTGCTGATGCTGCAAAAGGTGTTGATATTGAAAAAATTAAAAAAGTATCTCAGGGATCTCCAAACATCAGGGATGCAATTTTAAACAAAGAAATTAATTTAATCATTAATACTTCAGAAGGTAAACAGTCAGCTAAAGACGGATATATAATTAGGCGTTTAGCTATTGAACTTGGTATACCTTATGTTACAACATTGTCAGGAGCTAGGGCTGCTTTAAATGCTATTGAAGCTGTTCAAAATAATGAAATTAATGTAAAATCTTTAAATGAACATATTGATGGGGAATAA
- the carA gene encoding glutamine-hydrolyzing carbamoyl-phosphate synthase small subunit, with protein MVKMAKLALEDGTVLKGDGFGYETTKVGELVFSTGMVGYTESLTDPSFKGEILMSTYPLEGNYGVSEEWYQSDKIQAEGFVVREVCREVSNFSPQKTLDDFLNEFETPGISGIDTRDLTLKIREEGSMKAAISTEDIPDDELIELARVQPSIIDIDVVPQVSTKEIKVFDEDANKKVALIDCGVKKNIINNFLERGIGVVLFPYDTDYKTILDYSPDGLMITSGPGNPDRVYETISTVQKLSERLPIFGICMGQQLVAKSFGAKSYKMKFGHRGANQPVKDLQTGKVYITSQNHGFTIDKESINETDLVLTQVNLNDGTPEGFSHKELPVHCIQYHPEAGPGPNDTRYVFDKFSQMMDEY; from the coding sequence ATGGTAAAAATGGCTAAATTAGCTTTGGAAGATGGTACAGTTTTAAAAGGTGATGGTTTCGGTTATGAAACTACTAAGGTAGGGGAACTTGTTTTTTCAACTGGTATGGTTGGTTATACTGAATCTTTAACTGATCCTTCTTTTAAAGGAGAAATATTAATGTCTACTTATCCTTTAGAGGGAAATTATGGGGTAAGTGAAGAATGGTATCAGTCAGATAAAATTCAAGCTGAAGGTTTTGTTGTAAGGGAAGTTTGCAGAGAAGTTTCTAATTTTTCACCACAGAAAACTTTAGATGATTTTTTAAATGAATTTGAAACTCCGGGAATTAGCGGAATCGACACACGTGATTTGACTCTTAAAATTCGTGAGGAAGGTTCAATGAAAGCAGCTATTTCAACTGAAGATATTCCTGATGACGAATTGATAGAACTTGCACGTGTTCAGCCAAGTATTATTGATATAGATGTGGTGCCGCAGGTATCCACTAAAGAAATTAAAGTTTTTGATGAAGATGCCAACAAAAAAGTAGCTTTAATTGACTGCGGTGTTAAGAAGAATATTATAAACAACTTTTTGGAACGTGGAATCGGAGTTGTTTTGTTCCCATATGATACTGATTATAAAACTATTTTGGATTACTCTCCTGACGGTCTGATGATTACTTCTGGACCTGGAAATCCGGATAGAGTATATGAAACTATCAGTACAGTTCAAAAATTATCTGAAAGATTGCCTATTTTTGGAATTTGTATGGGTCAGCAGTTAGTAGCTAAATCTTTTGGAGCTAAGTCTTACAAAATGAAATTTGGACACAGAGGGGCAAATCAGCCAGTAAAAGATTTGCAAACCGGCAAAGTGTATATCACTTCTCAAAATCACGGATTTACTATTGATAAAGAGTCTATTAATGAGACTGACTTAGTTTTAACTCAAGTAAATCTAAATGATGGAACTCCTGAAGGTTTTTCACATAAGGAATTGCCTGTTCACTGTATTCAGTACCATCCTGAAGCAGGACCGGGTCCAAATGATACAAGATATGTTTTTGATAAATTTAGTCAGATGATGGATGAATATTAA
- a CDS encoding class I SAM-dependent methyltransferase yields MSVVNKFNQKAKEYDSERRALIPCFDDFYGVAIDCIDFEKDNPKVLDLGAGTGILSQFLLEKYPNAEIVLIDLAEEMLKEAEKRFEGNDNISFICDNYLTHEFDTKFDIVISSLSIHHLTGEEKKFLIEKYADLLNDGGNFVNADQVLNPNKGVEDYFKLKLDEHTGEISEKAYEEAKIRRTYDKPSSVDFQVECLKNAGFNYIGIPYKYYVFAVFWAKK; encoded by the coding sequence ATGTCTGTTGTAAATAAATTCAACCAAAAAGCTAAAGAATATGATAGTGAAAGGAGAGCTTTAATACCATGTTTCGATGATTTCTATGGAGTAGCTATTGATTGTATTGATTTTGAAAAAGATAATCCGAAAGTTTTAGATTTAGGTGCAGGAACAGGTATTTTGTCCCAATTTTTACTTGAAAAATATCCCAATGCAGAAATTGTTCTTATTGATTTGGCTGAGGAAATGCTGAAAGAAGCTGAAAAAAGATTTGAGGGCAATGACAATATTTCATTTATATGTGATAATTATCTGACTCATGAATTTGACACGAAATTTGATATAGTTATATCTTCTCTTTCTATTCATCATTTAACTGGAGAAGAAAAGAAATTTTTAATTGAAAAGTATGCTGATTTATTAAATGATGGCGGAAACTTTGTCAATGCAGATCAGGTTTTAAATCCTAATAAGGGTGTTGAAGATTATTTTAAATTAAAACTTGATGAACATACTGGTGAAATTAGTGAGAAAGCTTATGAAGAAGCTAAAATTAGAAGAACTTATGATAAACCAAGTTCTGTGGATTTTCAAGTGGAATGTTTGAAAAATGCAGGATTTAATTATATTGGAATTCCGTATAAATATTATGTTTTTGCAGTATTTTGGGCTAAAAAATGA
- the nadC gene encoding carboxylating nicotinate-nucleotide diphosphorylase, with protein sequence MDKIIEYMLEEDEGFGDITSEAVVNEDKIVNAHIISKDKGILAGIDIIKEMFESKNVQVIFNLKDGNKIAENDLLMSLKGDARTILLLERSALNLIMRMSGVASAADYHVNLVKDYDVIIAGTRKTLPAIGKFDKQALKIGGADTHRFSLDDMVLIKDNHIASVGTPLETLLKAKENVSFSKKIEIEVESLKDAIDCVENKADIVMLDNMSPEKVEEVLNELIKLNIRDNSLIEVSGGITAENIVDYAKLGIDIISLGALTHSSRSLNFSLRILGD encoded by the coding sequence TTGGATAAAATAATTGAGTACATGCTTGAAGAGGATGAAGGTTTTGGGGATATTACGTCTGAAGCAGTAGTTAATGAAGATAAAATTGTAAATGCCCATATTATTTCTAAAGATAAAGGTATTTTAGCAGGTATTGACATCATCAAAGAAATGTTTGAGTCTAAAAATGTCCAAGTAATTTTTAATTTAAAAGACGGAAATAAAATAGCTGAAAATGATTTGCTGATGAGTTTAAAAGGTGATGCAAGGACAATATTATTGCTTGAGCGCTCTGCACTAAATCTGATTATGAGAATGAGCGGTGTAGCTAGTGCTGCTGATTATCATGTTAATCTGGTAAAAGATTATGATGTAATAATTGCAGGAACCCGTAAAACATTGCCTGCTATTGGAAAATTTGACAAACAGGCATTGAAAATCGGTGGTGCTGATACACATAGATTTTCCCTTGATGATATGGTTTTAATTAAGGACAATCATATAGCCAGTGTTGGAACTCCTTTGGAAACACTTTTAAAAGCTAAAGAAAATGTCAGTTTTTCTAAAAAAATTGAAATAGAAGTTGAATCTCTAAAGGATGCTATTGACTGTGTTGAAAATAAAGCAGACATTGTAATGTTGGATAATATGTCTCCTGAAAAAGTTGAAGAGGTTTTAAACGAGTTAATTAAATTAAATATTCGTGATAATTCTTTAATTGAAGTTTCTGGAGGAATCACTGCTGAAAATATTGTGGATTATGCTAAATTAGGTATTGATATAATTTCTCTTGGAGCTTTAACTCATTCAAGCAGAAGCTTAAACTTTTCTTTAAGAATACTTGGTGATTAA
- the rnz gene encoding ribonuclease Z, with product MEITFLGTSSAVHSYTRNHPGIILKAFGEVMLFDCGESTQRQLIYAKISPMKISKIFISHYHGDHILGLPGLLQSLNFRGREKPLKIYGPKGIKQVENAIYSLGYCKFDFPVEFIEINSGTIVETAEYIIKSQEVKHNVINLAYSIEEKKKPRFLREKAIELGVPVGPLFGKLHNGEEIEVNGKIIKPEQVLGAARKGIKITYSGDTRPCDEMIEFAKNSTLLIHESTYTLEDEDKARENFHSTSQDAATIAKCSNSKQLILTHISTRYTDTEDLLKEAKQVFENVEVADDLMTIEILSA from the coding sequence ATGGAAATTACATTTTTAGGAACCTCTTCAGCAGTTCATTCATATACTAGAAATCATCCAGGGATAATTTTAAAAGCATTTGGTGAAGTTATGTTGTTTGATTGTGGAGAATCTACCCAAAGACAGTTAATATATGCAAAAATAAGTCCAATGAAAATATCCAAGATTTTTATTAGTCATTATCATGGAGATCATATATTGGGACTTCCAGGGTTATTACAATCTTTGAATTTTAGAGGAAGAGAAAAGCCATTAAAAATATATGGGCCAAAAGGCATTAAACAAGTTGAAAATGCAATTTATTCTTTAGGTTACTGTAAATTTGATTTTCCAGTTGAATTTATAGAAATTAATAGTGGAACAATCGTTGAAACTGCTGAATATATAATTAAATCCCAAGAAGTTAAGCATAATGTAATTAATCTTGCATATTCAATAGAAGAAAAGAAAAAACCAAGGTTTTTAAGAGAAAAAGCCATTGAACTTGGCGTTCCAGTAGGTCCTCTTTTTGGAAAACTGCATAATGGTGAAGAAATTGAAGTAAACGGGAAAATCATAAAACCCGAACAAGTTCTTGGAGCTGCCAGAAAAGGAATAAAAATCACATATTCAGGAGATACCCGACCATGTGATGAAATGATTGAATTTGCAAAAAACAGCACTTTGCTAATCCATGAGTCAACATACACACTTGAAGATGAAGACAAAGCTAGAGAAAATTTCCATTCAACATCACAGGATGCAGCTACAATAGCTAAATGCTCCAACAGTAAACAATTAATATTAACTCACATCAGTACACGATATACTGATACTGAGGATTTATTAAAAGAAGCTAAACAAGTTTTTGAAAATGTTGAAGTTGCAGACGATTTAATGACAATAGAAATTTTAAGTGCATAA
- a CDS encoding mechanosensitive ion channel family protein, which yields MNIIDMLEDPISKLIFILTIIVATSIIVRLVAYLMNKIKRFKKDITLIYLIRDIINYIIYFIALMSILQIFDINLAGTLLSLGIVGIAVSFAAKDLISNFFSGILLIMGRSVKVGDTLEIKEMKGTVETISLRSTTIRDDNGVLSNIPNSILTNNTYLQYNKKERHRVDLTIGIGLNIDIKEFETYILDFINRQKGILKNPKAQVFSKGINFEESTLKISFWIKDFNKKEKYKSIITNEIRKYVNNR from the coding sequence ATGAATATTATAGATATGTTAGAAGATCCTATTTCAAAATTAATCTTCATTTTAACGATTATAGTTGCTACAAGTATTATTGTAAGGCTTGTAGCTTATTTAATGAATAAAATAAAAAGATTTAAAAAAGACATTACTCTGATTTATCTTATTAGAGACATTATAAATTATATAATTTATTTTATAGCATTAATGTCTATATTGCAAATATTTGATATAAATCTGGCAGGAACCTTGTTAAGTTTAGGAATCGTAGGTATTGCAGTAAGTTTTGCAGCTAAAGATCTTATATCCAATTTCTTTTCAGGAATTTTGCTGATAATGGGCAGAAGCGTTAAAGTTGGAGATACTCTTGAAATCAAAGAAATGAAAGGAACTGTAGAAACAATAAGCCTCAGATCAACAACTATTAGGGATGACAATGGTGTGTTAAGCAATATTCCAAATTCCATATTAACCAACAACACTTATTTACAATACAATAAAAAAGAAAGGCACAGAGTAGATTTAACTATTGGGATAGGTTTGAATATAGATATTAAAGAATTTGAAACATATATTTTAGATTTTATAAACAGACAAAAAGGTATTCTAAAAAATCCAAAAGCTCAAGTTTTTTCAAAAGGCATAAATTTTGAAGAAAGCACACTAAAAATATCATTTTGGATAAAAGACTTTAATAAAAAAGAAAAATATAAATCAATTATTACTAACGAAATTAGAAAGTATGTTAACAATAGGTGA
- the nadA gene encoding quinolinate synthase NadA, with protein sequence MSGSLQDEIKQLKDEKNAIILAHNYQPKEIQEIADFLGDSLELCMKAAEIEDKDLVIFCGVDFMAETAYILNPDKKIVIPDLEAECPMAHMLPEDELLKAKEEHPDAGVILYVNSIAEAKQHADTLCTSANALKVTESLPQDEILFGPDNNLGSNVAKQTSKEIIPVPKGGHCYVHKLFHVEDVELKRKQHPNAEIICHPECNIDVQEACDKVLSTGGMLKYIAQSDKDEFVIGTEVDMITRLESEISGKKLYPLLEGAICSTMKLHTLEKVRDALKNEEPQVTVPKEIAEKSLKATKHMLEVSK encoded by the coding sequence ATGAGTGGGTCTTTACAAGATGAAATTAAACAATTAAAAGATGAAAAAAATGCAATAATCCTTGCACATAATTATCAGCCTAAAGAAATTCAAGAAATAGCTGATTTCCTTGGAGATTCATTAGAATTATGTATGAAAGCTGCTGAAATAGAAGATAAAGATTTGGTTATTTTCTGTGGAGTGGATTTTATGGCTGAAACTGCTTATATCTTAAATCCAGATAAAAAAATTGTAATTCCGGATTTAGAAGCAGAATGTCCTATGGCACATATGTTACCGGAAGACGAATTATTGAAAGCAAAAGAAGAACACCCTGATGCAGGAGTAATTCTTTATGTGAACAGTATTGCTGAAGCTAAACAACATGCAGATACTTTATGTACTTCAGCTAATGCACTAAAAGTTACTGAAAGTTTACCTCAAGATGAAATACTCTTCGGACCAGATAATAATTTAGGCAGTAATGTAGCTAAACAAACTTCTAAAGAAATTATACCTGTTCCAAAAGGCGGACACTGCTATGTTCACAAATTATTCCATGTTGAAGACGTTGAATTAAAAAGAAAACAACATCCAAATGCAGAAATAATTTGTCATCCAGAATGTAATATTGATGTTCAGGAAGCATGTGACAAAGTCCTCTCAACTGGAGGCATGTTAAAATATATTGCTCAAAGTGATAAAGATGAATTTGTAATTGGTACTGAAGTTGACATGATTACAAGACTTGAAAGTGAAATTTCAGGTAAAAAATTATATCCTTTACTTGAAGGAGCTATTTGCAGCACTATGAAATTACATACTTTAGAAAAAGTAAGAGATGCACTTAAAAACGAAGAACCACAAGTAACTGTTCCAAAAGAAATAGCTGAAAAATCCTTAAAAGCTACAAAACATATGCTGGAAGTATCAAAATAG
- a CDS encoding DUF5750 family protein, translating to MDVKIADYGIIGDKCFILYNISGLTNNQLEFLNNNLDDETRIVEDNLLLKTKFKKEFFPFKSNESKIKEDDFISREEIEMNLFLSSFLEDMD from the coding sequence ATGGATGTTAAGATTGCAGATTATGGTATAATTGGTGATAAATGTTTTATTTTGTATAATATAAGTGGTTTGACCAATAATCAGTTGGAATTTTTAAATAATAATCTTGATGATGAAACGCGAATAGTAGAAGATAATCTGCTATTAAAAACAAAATTTAAAAAAGAGTTTTTCCCATTTAAAAGTAATGAATCCAAAATTAAAGAAGATGATTTTATTTCAAGAGAAGAAATTGAAATGAATTTGTTTTTATCCAGTTTTTTAGAAGATATGGATTAA
- a CDS encoding alpha/beta fold hydrolase produces MKFIIMDLDDYFISKREEYIMDSFRFQNGEVLNNAVVEYMTFGTPKYDDNGCINNAVVYCHGSLGNYASVSKLCPLSYDGGPFDKNEFFFISLSELGAPGSCSPSTTRLNNSFPKYSVEDMVNFQNKFLKDKFGITHVRGIIGNSMGGFVALTCAVLYPDYADFIISGASGYKVAGRNYILSKLVDEIISTDEDYDSGNNTSSLERTLRLATQAVYSFGISKEALHKIPNNQLDVEFDEFGDEGLLDSIFDVKYCNDATLDYDIEKDLNKIKSKVLIIGINQDQYFPPNLDAIPMYNLIEDSELIIYDSDLGHIGFRELETIEKELSEFMKNFR; encoded by the coding sequence ATGAAATTTATTATTATGGATTTAGACGATTATTTTATTTCAAAACGTGAAGAATATATTATGGATTCTTTCAGATTCCAAAATGGGGAAGTGTTAAACAATGCTGTTGTAGAATATATGACCTTCGGAACTCCAAAATACGATGATAACGGATGTATTAATAATGCTGTTGTATACTGTCACGGTTCTTTGGGAAATTATGCTTCAGTTAGCAAATTATGTCCTTTATCTTATGATGGAGGTCCTTTTGATAAAAATGAATTCTTTTTTATTTCACTTTCTGAACTAGGTGCTCCGGGTTCCTGCAGTCCCTCAACAACTAGGTTGAATAATTCATTTCCAAAATATAGTGTTGAAGATATGGTTAATTTTCAAAATAAGTTCTTAAAAGATAAATTCGGAATAACTCATGTTAGGGGAATTATTGGAAACTCTATGGGTGGTTTTGTAGCTTTAACCTGTGCAGTTCTATATCCTGACTATGCGGATTTCATTATTTCCGGAGCAAGCGGTTATAAAGTAGCTGGACGTAATTATATTCTCTCAAAATTAGTTGATGAGATTATTTCAACTGATGAAGATTATGACTCTGGAAACAATACTTCTTCATTAGAAAGAACATTAAGATTAGCTACTCAGGCGGTTTACAGTTTCGGCATTTCAAAAGAAGCTCTTCACAAAATTCCCAATAATCAGTTAGATGTGGAATTTGATGAATTTGGAGATGAAGGATTGCTTGACAGTATTTTTGATGTTAAATATTGTAATGATGCTACTCTGGATTATGATATTGAAAAGGATTTGAATAAAATAAAATCTAAAGTTTTAATAATTGGAATAAATCAGGATCAGTACTTTCCTCCAAATTTAGATGCTATTCCAATGTATAATTTAATTGAAGATTCTGAATTAATTATTTATGACTCTGATCTGGGTCATATTGGATTTAGGGAACTTGAAACAATTGAAAAAGAATTATCTGAATTTATGAAAAATTTCAGGTGA
- the nucS gene encoding endonuclease NucS, giving the protein MKYKILENPNCEDAYGLVEEALRKKATITIYACCKVTYEGRALSELNWGERIILIKPDGSFLIHQEKKVEPVNWQPPKSKTRGYIQDDNLILESHRRTPKELLIVEIRKVQYITYANIEDFEELEQAGYEKDMGDMIMEKPHMIEEGFKPTAREYSVEHGFIDILGKDRDNNLMILELKARKAGVSAVKQLKRYLTDFEDDDNDYLKECRVQKKKIRGLLVAPSLGNDAEELLEKEGIEFVAVEPPKELKRDKKVTLDAF; this is encoded by the coding sequence ATGAAATATAAAATACTAGAAAACCCAAATTGTGAAGATGCTTATGGTTTAGTAGAAGAAGCATTAAGAAAAAAAGCTACAATAACCATATATGCCTGTTGCAAAGTTACTTATGAAGGAAGAGCATTAAGTGAATTGAATTGGGGAGAACGTATAATCCTAATAAAACCAGACGGTTCATTTTTAATACACCAGGAAAAAAAAGTAGAACCTGTAAACTGGCAACCTCCAAAATCCAAAACAAGAGGTTATATTCAAGATGACAATCTGATTTTAGAAAGTCATAGAAGAACACCTAAAGAACTATTAATCGTTGAAATCAGGAAAGTCCAATACATAACTTATGCCAATATTGAAGACTTCGAAGAACTTGAACAGGCAGGTTATGAAAAAGATATGGGAGATATGATTATGGAAAAGCCCCATATGATTGAAGAAGGCTTTAAACCAACAGCAAGAGAATACAGTGTTGAACATGGATTTATAGATATTTTAGGAAAAGACCGTGACAATAACTTAATGATTTTAGAGTTGAAAGCACGTAAAGCAGGAGTAAGTGCTGTAAAACAACTGAAAAGATACCTTACTGACTTTGAAGATGATGACAATGACTATTTAAAAGAATGTCGCGTTCAAAAAAAGAAAATTCGAGGATTGCTTGTAGCTCCGTCACTTGGAAACGATGCTGAAGAATTACTTGAAAAAGAAGGAATTGAATTTGTTGCAGTAGAACCTCCAAAAGAGTTAAAAAGAGATAAAAAAGTAACATTAGATGCTTTTTAG